GAACAGATGAGCTTGGTAGGGATGTTTTTTCAAGGGTTGTTTATGGAGCAAGGGTTTCACTTGAAGTAGGCTTCCTTGCAATGGGTATTGCTATATTTACAGGGACAATACTCGGTGCAATTGCAGGATACTATGGAGGATGGATTGATACAATTATAATGAGACTTGTTGATGTGATGCTTGCATTTCCAACTTTATTTTTAATTTTAGCTGTGGTAGCTGTTCTGGAGCCAAGCATTTATATAATTATGGTAGTAATTGGACTTACAGGATGGATGGATGTTGCGAGGCTTGTAAGGGCTGAAGTTCTGTCCTTGAAGGAAAGAGAGTTTGTTCTTGCAGCACGAGCAATTGGAGCAAGTGCAGGTAGAATTATTTTTAAGCATATTCTCCCTAATGCAATATATCCTGTTATTGTTGCTGCAACTTTTTCAGTAGGAGGAGCGATATTGATTGAAAGCGGACTTAGTTTTCTTGGACTTGGAATTCAACCACCTGAGCCAAGTTGGGGCGGAATTTTAAGTGTTGGGAAAGATTATATAACTGTTGCATGGTGGCTGAGTCTGTTTCCAGGAGTTGCCATATTTTTAACAGTATTATCTTTTAATCTTCTTGGTGAAGCTTTAAGAGACGCTATTGATCCAAAACACTGGGCAGAGGATTAAATTCTTTAAAGAATTATACAGCTTGTGCTGAAAGTTGAAAATTAAAATAAGGCTCTTCTGCTAACTCATAGCAACCAGTTTCAATAAGTTTTCTTAAAAAGTTAATATGTGATGTATGTCCACCTTTTTCAATTATGAAGTGTCCTTGAATAGGATACCCAATTAAAGATAAATCGCCAATTGCATCAAGAATTTTATGTCTTACAAACTCGTCTTTAAATCTCAGGTTTCCTCCAACAACTCCTTTTTCATCAAGCACAAGAGCATTATCAAGAGAGCCACCTTTTGCAAAACCATTTTTAAGTAAATAATTAATATCTTTTAAAAATCCGAATGTTCTTGCAGGTGCTATATCATTGAGGAAATTTTGTTCATTAATTTCTATACTCAGTGACTGTTCCATAATCAATGGATGTTCATAGAAGATTTTATAAGTTATTTTAAAACCTCTATAAGGTTTCGCAAATATTTTTGAATGCGACTCTTCATAATATACAGGTTTTGTAATTTTAAATAAAGATACAGTTTTACCTTGTTTTGCAATGCCTGCTTTCAGAATTGCTTTTGTAAAATCAATTGCACTTCCATCCATTACAGGAATTTCTGAACTATCAATTTCTATAAAAACATTTGTTATTCCAAAGACATGAAGGGTAGCAAGTAAATGCTCCACAGTTCTTATTTTTATTCCATCAACTCCCAATGTAGTTGCAAAAGATGTATCAACAACAAATGGAAGCTTTGCTTTAATTGGAAAGTTTCTGTCTTTCCTGTAGAATACTATCCCTGTATCTCTTTGAGCTGGAATGAGATTGAGATTAATTTTCTTCCCTGTGTGTATTCCTATCCCTGTTAATGAAATTTCTGATTTTATAGTTTTCTGAAATGGCATCAAGGAATTGTAAACAAAAAAGATGCCAACATTTATATGTTATATTTTATAGATTTATGATATTTTTGCTGTGGCAAAGATACTACATTTATAGAAAAAAGAAAACATTTGTTATGCTTGTCCTCCAACAACAATCTCAGGAATTCTTATTGTTGGCATGCCATCAGTGACAGGAACTCCTTGAGCATTTTTTCCACATGTCCCGATTGAAAATCCTAAGTCGCTTCCTACCATATCAATATTCTTTAAAATTTCTTGTCCTGTGCCAATTAATAATGCTCCCCTTATAGGTTCTCCAATTAACCCTTTTTCAATTAAATATCCTTCCTGAACTTCAAAAACAAATTCTCCTGTTACGGTATTTACCTGACCCCCGCCCATTTTTTTAACAAAAAGTCCTTTATCAACTGAACGGACTATTTCCTCAGGAGAATGATTCCCTGGTGCAATAAATGTATTACTCATTCTTGGAATTGGATAATGTTCATATGATTGTCTTCTACCATTTCCTGTAGAGGCTTTCCCTTCTTTCATTGATGTATATTTATCATAAAGATAGTTAACCAGAACTCCATTTTCAACTAAAATAGTTCTTTGAGATGGAGTTCCTTCATCATCAAAAATATATGAGCCTCTCATATTAGGAAGAGTAGGATCATCTATAACTGTTATAAATTCCGAGGCAACCTTATCACCAAGTTTTCCGCTATATACAGAAATTCCCTCTTGAACAAGGTCTGCTTCCAGACCATGCCCGACTGCTTCATGTATCATTGTTCCTCCAGCCTCTGAAGATATTACAACAGGCATGCGTCCACCTTTAATTCTCTTTGCTTTTAACATCATAATAGCTCGTTTAGTAGCTTTAATTGCAATTTCTTCAGGTGATATTTCTTCAAAAAGTTCTATTCCTTTTAATCCTCCAACTGCTTCATAACCTGTCTGAATAGTTTCATTTTCTGATGCAATGGCATGTACCAGGAATAGTGTATAAATCCTCTCTTCTTCAGCAAAATATCCTTCAGAGTTTGCAACTTTTATTTTTTGTATCATGTCAGAGTAGAAAACTTTTACCTGTGTTATTTTTTTGTTCTGTATCCATGATGTATCATTTGCTTTTTTAACAAATTTAATTTTTTCTAAAATGTTGACATCCTGCGGATTCCTTTTTATGAAAAATTGATTTGGAGAAGAAAATTTTTTTAAATTGATACAACTTCCTGCATGTTTGTAATTTTTCAAGGATGATATTAATTCAGCAATCCCATTTTTTGTAATATCATTTGTATATGCATAAAATATTTTTTCACCTATAATTAATCTAACTCCCAAACCTTTATCAATAATAGCAGAGCATTTCTGAATTTTATTTTCTTCCATCTGAAGCTGATTTGTAGTTTTTTCTTCAAAAAATATATCTACATAATCACCCTTCAAGTTATTTAGTATGTCATTAAAAAACTCCATTTAATCTCCTACATATAAATTTTATAGAAAAAATTTTATTTACTCTCAAGGAGTTCCTCTGCATGAAAAATTGAGCTTTCTGTAATACGTCCACTTAACATTCTGGCAATTTCTTCTTTTCTTTTTATGCCCGTAAGCACATCTATCTTTACCAATGTTTTATTATCAAGAATAACTTTTTCTACTTTTAAATGGTGCTGAGCTTGAGCAGCTATCTGAGGAAGATGAGTTACACAAATTACTTGATGATGATTTGAAAGTTCTTTAAGTCTTCTACCAATATTTTCTGCAACTGTTCCACCAATTCCTGCATCAATTTCATCAAATATAAGGGTCATTGATTTTAGAGAATTTTTTGCCAGTTTAAGTTCAACGCATTTAAGGGCAAGCATAAGCCTTGAAAGTTCACCTCCAGAGGCAATTTTAATTAAAGGTTTTGGGGGTTCGCCAGGATTTGAAGAAAAATAAAATTCTACATCATCTTTTCCATTTAGAGATAGTTCTTTTTCACTAATTTTTATTTCAAATAATGGATGTAAAAAGCCGAGAAATTTAAGCTCATTAATGATTTCTTCTTCAATTTTATTTTTGACAGATTTTCTTTTAGCAGAAAGTTTATTTGCTTGTGAAATCATTTCATCTAAAAGTTTTTCTAATTTATTTTCCTTTGTTTTTAAGTCTTCTTCAGAAACTGAGATAATATTTAACTCCTTTTCAGCTTCTTTCGCATATTCTATGATTTCTTTAATCGTTGAACCATATTTTATTTTGAGTTTGTTGATCAGTGTAAGTCTTTCTTCAATGTTCTCTAATGTTGCAGGGTCTGGCTCATAAGTTTCTTTAAGTTTTCTTAACATATAGACTGCTTCTTCGCTTTGTGTCAGAGCTGATTCAATCAAACTTTTTACTTCCTCTGCTTTTGAATCAAATTTTGATAACTCCTTAAGAAGATTTAAAATTTTTGATAGATTAGTATGCACTGAATTTCTATCTTCGTAAAGAAGGCTAAAGCTTGATTCTGCGAGTTCTTTAAGTTTTAGAACATTTTTAAGAATCTGTCTTTGTTCTATAAGTTCTTCTTCCTCTCCTTCTTTTAACTTTGCATTTTTTATTTCTGCAACCTGAAACTGCAAAAGTTCTATTCTTTGCTTTTTTAATGCAATCTCTTTACTTATTTTTTCCAATTCCTGTTTGAGTGATTGAACATCCATGTAAAGTTGATTAAATCTTTCCACTTCTTGTTTTAACTTAGCAATAGTATCAAAGAATAGTATGTGATTTTCTTTTTTTAAAAGATGAGTATGCTCATGTTGTCCATGAATGTTTATCAGTCTGGAAGCAATTTTTACAAATTCATTAACTGTAAAAGCAGAATCATTTATGTATGTTTTTGTTTTGCCCTGAATGCTGAGAATCTTTTTTAAAATTAAGGCTTCATCTTCAAATACCGATTCTTTTTCATTTGTATCATAAATAATAACTTCAATATTTGCCTCATTTTTACCATGTTTAATAAAATCAACTGCAGGAACTTTTTCCTTTAGTAAAATACCAATGGCATCTACAATAATTGACTTTCCTGCTCCTGTTTCACCAGTAATGACATTAAAACCTTTACTTAACGGAACTACAAGACTATCAATTATTGCAAAATTTTTGATTCTCAGTTCTTCAATCATCAAAATTATAGTTATTCAACTTTGTTTAAAAATTATTTAATTAAACCAGCGCTACGCAGAACCTCTGCAAGTTTTTCTTTATTTGTCTGAGACATTTCACAGAGAGGAAGTCTAAATTCTTCTTTTATTTTACCCATCATTGCGAGAGCTGTTTTAACTGGAATAGGATTTGTCTCAATGAACATAGCTTTATTTAATGGTTCAAGTTTGTAATGAAGCTTTCTTGCATGTTCAATGTCTCCTTTTTCCCATGCATTAAAGAGTTCTGCCATGTCCTTAGGGCAGATATTTGCTGTAACAGAAATAGCACCTTTGCCACCAAGTGCAAGAAGTGTGAGATTTGTAAAATCATCTCCGCTAAGAACTGTAATTTTATCACCACATAGTCTTATAAGTTCACTTACCTGTTTCATATCTCCTGTAGCTTCTTTTATTCCGACAATTCTTGGATGTTCAGCAAGTCGTGCTACTGTTTGAGGCAGTATATTGACTGAAGTTCTTCCAGGAACATTGTAAAGAATAAGTGGAATTCCTGTTTTATCAGCGATTTCTTTGTAATGACGATAGAGCCCTTCCTGAGTTGGCTTATTATAGTAAGGTGTTACAAGTAAAGCAGCATCTGCACCAAGTTTTTCTGCTTTTTTTGTAATCATTATTGCTTCATCAGTTGAGTTTGAACCTGTGCCTGCAATAACAGGAATTCGTTTGTTAACAACTTTTACAGTAATTTCAATAACCTTATAATGTTCTTCATAGTCAAGAGTAGAAGCCTCACCTGTTGTACCACAAGGAACAATTCCATGAGTTCCTTCTTTAATATGCCATTCTATGAGTTTTTCAAAGGCTTTCTCATCAATTTTTCCTTTTTTAAAGGGAGTCACAATTGCTACCATTGAACCTTTAAACATTTTGCTCCTCCTTGAAAGTTTTTATGAAATTATAACATAAGTTTTTAAATATTCATAAAATATGTGAAGAAATGATATAATTTTTTATGCAAGATATTTTTGAAATAATAAAAACTCGTAGAAGCATCAGAAAATATAAAAAAGAAATTCCTCCAGAGGATTTAATTAAAAAATGCATTGAAGCAGCACTTTATGCTCCTTCAGCAAAAAATTCACAACCGTGGTATTTTATGCTTATTAAAGATAGAGAAAAAATTAAAGAACTTGCAAAAGCTCAACCATTTACAAAGTTTCTTGAAGCTGCTCCTTATGTAGTTGTAGCGATTGCAGACGATAAAAAGAGTAATCATTGGCTTGAGGATATGGGATGTGCATTAATGGCATTTTTACTTGAAGCTCATTCATTAGGATTAGGAGCCTGTTGGGGTGCGATTTATAATCCAGAAAATAGAGATAGAGAAAACTATGTGAGAAGTCTAATTGATATTCCAGAGAATCTTAGAGTTGTTGCCTGCATTGGCATAGGTTATCCTGATGAAACTCCTTATCCAAAGAAAATTAAAAGCATTGATGAAGCAATAATAAAAGTAATTTAAAAAGAAGCTAAATAATTTTCCCTGTCTGAAAAAGTTCTGTTTATTAAAAAATATTTCTTTTATGTGCTGGAAAAGTGATGTCCCTTTTCTGAATGACCACCTGAAATAATGTATATAACTTCTGAGTCGCCAATATTTTCAATAAAGCAGGATTCTTCTTCTACAATATGAAATGAATCTCCTGCTTCAAGAATTTTATCATTAAATTTTACTCTACCACTTAGTATCAGAACTATTTCTTCATGTCCTTTCCCTGGTTTAATAAGTCTTGGTTTGTCTTCAGATTTTAAGACTCCATAGATCATATAACATGCATGCGAACCTGTATTTTCTACTCCAATAATATACTCTCCAGATGTCAAATTCCTTATGGAATTTTTGGTGTTTAAGATTTTCATGTTGTAAATTTTAAGCTTTTTTGAAATCTATTTTCAAGCATAATATTTTTAAAAATATTATATTTTTCTCGTAGCGAATTACATGAAGTTTTTTCAGTATTTTAAAAAGCCTGACTTATGGTAATATATTTTATTACCAAACTATTTACATAAAAGGAGGCGAAAATGATTTTGAAAAGATATTTACTTGCACCCGGACCCACACCAGTTCCACCAGAAGTTCTTCTCAGTATGGCAATGCCAGTTATTCACCATCGTAGCCCTGATTTTTTACCTATTCTTGATTCAGCTAAAAGAGGGCTACAGTGGATTTATCAAACAAAAAATGATGTTTTAATTCTCTGTTCCACCGGTACAGGTGCAATGGTTGCTGCTGTAAATAACTTTTTTTCTCCTGGCGAAAAGGTTCTTGTAATAAATGGTGGTAAATTTGGCGAAAGATGGGTTAAGATTGCTCAGGCTTATGGATTAGAAGTTATAGAAATACCTGTAGAATGGGGATACTCTGTTGATGTTAATAGGGTTGAAGAGGAATTAAAAAAACATTCTGATATTAAGGGTGTTTTGATTCAGGCAAGCGAAACTTCCACAGGAGTTTATCATGATATTGAATCTGTTGGAAAAATAGTCAAAAATTATGAGGACACACTCTTTATAGTAGACTCTATATCTGCTCTCGTTGCCCATGATATAAAAACTGATGAGTGGGCAATTGATGTAATGGTAAGTGGTTCACAGAAAGGATTTATGTTACCTCCGGGGCTTGCTTTTATAAGTGTAAGTGACAAGGCATGGAAAAGAAATGAGAAATCAAAAACTCCAAGATTTTATTTCAATCTAAAAAAAGAAAGAGAAAATCTTGCTAAAAATCAAACAAACTTTACATCAGCTGTATCTCTAATTATTGGTCTTAATGAAGCATTAAAACTTATGCAGAAAGAAGGACTTGAAAACATATTCCGTAGACATTCTATTTTGGCTCATGCAACAAGAGAAGCTGTAAAAGAAATTGGATTAAAACTATTTCCAAAAGGAGTTCCAAGCAATGCTGTTACTGCTATAGAAGCACCACAAGGAATTGATGGACAGGTTATATATAAAACTTTAAGGGAAAAACATGGTATTACAGCAGCTGGAGGACAGGATAAACTTAAAGGTAAAGTTTTTCGTTTTGCTCATCTTGGATATGCTGATAAATTTGATGTAATTGTGGGTATTTCAGCTCTTGAAATGACATTAAACGAACTCGGATATCCTGTTACTTTTGGTAAAGGAGTTGCAAAGGCAGAAGAAATTTTCTCTAAGGAGGATAAAAAGTGAAAGTTCTTGTTAGCGACAGCATTTCTTCTAAAGGAGTGGAAATTTTAAAAAAAGCAGGCTTTGAAGTTGATGTCAAAACAGGGCTTAAACCAGAAGAGCTAAAATCCATCATAGGTGAATATGATGCTTTAATTATTAGGAGTGCAACAAAAGTAACAGCTGAAATCATAGATGCTGCAGATAAACTTAAAGTCATTGGTAGAGCTGGGACAGGTGTTGATAATGTAGATAAAATTGCTGCCACTAAAAAAGGAATTGTTGTAATGAACACTCCAGGTGGAAATACTATTACAACTGCTGAACATGCTATTGCGATGCTCTTTTCTCTTGCACGAAGAATTCCTCAGGCTACAGCATCTATGAAATCAGGCAAATGGGAAAAGAAAAAATTTATGGGAGTTGAACTTTATAATAAAACCATAGGAATCATCGGACTCGGAAGAATAGGTTCTGAAGTTGCAAAAAGAACTCAGTGCATGGGAATGAATGTTTTAGCTTATGACCCTTTTCTAAGTGATGAAAGAGCAGAAGAGCTTGGAATAACAAAAACAGACCTTGACAAGATATTTGCTGAAGCTGATTTTATAACAATTCATACTCCATTAACTTCTGAAACAAAATATTTGATAAACAAAAATACAATTGAAAAGATGAAAAAAGGAGTTTATATAATTAACTGTGCACGTGGCGGAATAGTTAATGAAAAAGACCTTTATGACGCAATTCAGTCAGGAAAAGTAGCCGGTGCAGCCCTTGATGTTTTTGAAAAAGAACCACCTGAAGAAGGCTATGCACTTATTACAGACGAGAGGGTAATATGTACGCCTCATCTTGGTGCTTCTACATTAGAAGCTCAGGAAAATGTTGCTGTTGCCATCGCAGAACAAGTTGTAGACTATTTAATCAATGGAACTATTAGAAACGCTGTAAACTTCCCATCAATTCCTTTTGATCAGGTACCGCTTATTCGCCCTTATCTTGTACTTCTTGAAAGAATGGGAAGCTTTGTATCGCAGATATTCACTAAGAGCATAAAGCAAGTTCAAATTGAATATCTTGGTGAAATTTCAAATCTTAATACTCAAGCCTTAACTGCTGCAGCATTAAAGGGGATTTTAGATCCAATACTTGGGGAACCTGTCAACTATGTTAATGCTTCATTCATTGCAAAAGAAAGAGGTATAGAAGTTAGAGAGATAAAAGGTAAAGAAGCTGGGGATTACCAGAGCCTTGTTAGAATAACATTGATATCTAAGGATGATAGGGCGGTTATAGCTGGGACACTTCTAAGCAGAAAAGATCCACGAATAGTTCAGATTAATGATATTTCTATGGAAATTATACCTGAGGGGAATATGATTTTCTTAAGAAATCATGATCGCCCAGGTGTCATTGGCAATATAGGAACACTTCTTGGACAGAATAATATCAATATTGGACATATGCATTTTGGGAGAAAGGAAGCAGGTGGTATAGCTTTTTCTGTTATAAGCGTTGATGCTACACTTACAGATGATATTATTGAAAAAATTAAACAACTTCCTAATGTTCTGGAAGTAAGACCAGTTTATATTTCTGTTCATTAAATCAGTTAAAAGGAGAGGCTAATTATGTCCACAGTTGTTATTATAGGAGCGCAATGGGGAGATGAAGGAAAAGGTAAAATAGTTGATTTTTTAACAGAAAAATGTGATTATGTAGTGAGATTTCAAGGAGGTTGTAACGCAGGTCACACTGTTGTAGTAGGAGAGGAAAAGTATATACTTCACCTTATCCCTTCAGGAATTTTGCATAAGAATAAAAAATGCATTATAGGTAATGGAGTAGTCTTAGACCCTTCGGGTTTATTAAAGGAAATTGAGACACTTACACAAAAGGGTGTAGAAATAGACAACAATCTTTATATTGCAAAACACTGCCATCTTATAATGCCTTATCATGTTGCCATAGAAGAGCAGTCTGAAAAAAAGAAAAAAATAGGGACAACTAAAAAGGGTATAGGTCCGTGTTACACAGATAAAATTGCGAGAAACGGAGTTAGAATGATTGATCTGCTTTATCCTGATGTTCTCAAAAATAAAATTAGAGCAAATCTTGAAATAATCAATTTTTTACTCAAAAATTTATATAATGCAGAAACATTAGATGAGACTGAGATACTTACTCAGTATTTAAATTATGCTGAGAAACTTAAAAAATATATTGCTGATGCTGATATTTTAATAAATAAGGCTATAGACAGTGGTAAAAAAGTTCTTTTTGAGGGTGCTCAGGGTACGCTTCTTGATATTGATCATGGAACATATCCTTATGTTACTTCTTCAAATACTATAGCTGGTGGTGCCTGCACAGGAGCAGGTGTAAGTCCAAGAAAAATTGATAATATAATAGGTATTGTAAAAGCTTATACTACAAGAGTTGGAGAAGGACCTTTTCCTACAGAGATAAAAGACTCCCTCGGCGAAGAAATTAGAAAAAGAGGCGGAGAATACGGGGCGACTACAGGAAGACCTCGTAGATGTGGATGGCTTGATCTTGTTGGGCTTAGACATGCTGTTAGAGTTAATGGTTTTACAGGGCTTGCAATAACAAAACTTGACATTCTTGATGGCATAGAAAAATTAAAAGTTTGTGTTGGATATAAATATGGAAACTCAATCTTAGAGGATTTTCCTAAGGAAATTCAGATTCTTGAAGACTGCATGCCTGTATATGAAGAATTTCAGGGCTGGAAGGAAAGCACTGCAGGAATAAAGAATTATGAAAAACTTCCAGATAATGCAAAAAAATATCTTAAATTTATTGAAGATTCCTTAAAAGTTAAAATACAAATAATATCAACAGGTCAAAAGAGAGATGAAATTATCATTAAGGAGTCTCCTTTATGATTTAGTTTTTCATGAAAAATGTCCTGTTTGTAATGGAGATTCACATTTTAAATATTCCCCTTTTTGTGAGTTCTGCTGGAATAAAATAGAAGCTTTCAGTTCACACAGGATTGTTAGAGGAAAGTTTTATAATGATTTCTGGAACTATATAGTTTCATTAAATTCATTTGGAGCATATGAAGGATTACTTAAAGAAGCTATACACTGTTTTAAATACGGTGGAATCAAAAGAGTTGGCAGAGAACTTGGTAAATTACTTGCTTCAATTGCACCACCAAAAATTGACCTCTTAATTCCTGTTCCACTACATATAAATAAGCTTCGTAAAAGAGAGTTTAATCAATCAGCGATTCTTGCAAAACAGTGTGCAGATGCATGGAAAATTCCTTTATCACTTACGTTGCTTATTAAAGTTAAAGAGACAAAGGATCAGGCTTCACTGGAAGCAAGAGATAGACACAGTAATGTAAAAAATGCTTATAAGGTAACAGGCTTGATGAAAGAAATAAAAGTAGGGCTTGTGGATGATGTTGTAACAACTGGAGCAACTTTAATGGAATGTGCAAAAACATTAAAAAAAGCAGGAATAAAAGAAGTTCATGCCATAACACTGGCAAGAACAATTTAATAAAAGAATTGAATTATATATCTTAAGGCAACATAAACTATTAAAATACTTAAAATAAGCTTTATATATTTTTGTGGAACATGTTTTTGTACTCTTGCACCTAAATATATTCCAAAGGCACCACCCAATCCAAAAAGTAAGCCAAGTAACCAATCAGGACTTGTCTGCATTCCCTCAGGCGAAGGCAGTATTGCGTAATAAAGAACCCCGAAAACAGAAGCTGTAGCTGTCCCCATAAGACATGCTCCTGCTATGCTGTGAACAGGAAGTTTAAAAAATGTTACTAAAAATGGCGACATAATTGCGCCACCGCCTATACCATAAGCACCACCTATAACTCCTATCACAAAAGCAAGAAGGAATACCCAAATTGTGCTAAATGAAAATCTCTCACCCCAGAATTCATACACAGTTTTTTTCAATGAAAAAGATATTGTTTTAACAGTAGCTTCTTTTGTAAGTTTCTGGTCAAACTTTTTCTGTGCAGTTGCTTTTTTCTTTTTCAAAACATCAAAGAAAAGCCTTACTCCAATATAAAGTAATACAAGTCCAACAAAAAATTTGAAAGATTTTGGATCTGGAAGAATTTTTATTCTTATATAATAGCCAATGATTATGCCTGGGACTGTTCCGATCATAATAACCCATGCAAGTGGCCAAGGGATTCGTTTTTCCTTATGATATCTATAAACACCTGAAGGAATAGCAACTACATTAAAGATAAAGTTTGTTCCACTTACTCCTGGAGATGTATAGTTAAGGGCGCTCACCTGAAATGGTAAAAGTAAAAAAGCACCCGATACACCACCCATTGATGTAAAAAAAGAAACAATAAAAGCTACAAGTGGAGGTATAAGGATATTTGTTGTAACTCCAGAAATAGGGAATGTATATGTAAGAAAATCAAACATTGACCCATTTTATCTGATTTTCCAACCAATTGCAAATTAAAATTTTTTATTTATAGATAAAATTATTTTGAACTAAGTTCTTCAATTAAAATGTTTCTTATTTTGTCTTCTGATGGAAGAGGAAAGCCTGAATGTTTAAGCTTTCCATTAATAAGAATTCCAGGAGTAACCTGCGTGTATTTGAAGATCTCTTTCATATCTTTTATATGGCTTATCTCAGCCTGAATTCCAAGTTGAGACACGACTTTTTTAACTGTTTCTTCAACCTTGTAACAATTAGCACAGCCAGGACCAAGAATTTTTATATCCATAAAAACCTCCCATAAAAATTTTTTTATTTAAAATATCATAATCTCAGAAATTTTGACAAGTCCTCAGGAGTTTTTATTGGATCAAACATTTTGGTTCCGACAGAAGGGATTATGTATTCACCTTCTATTGTTCTATGGGCAATAACTGTAAATGGTGTTATTTGGTGAATTGCTGCTTTGCCGATTGAAGAATCTATTGATGTATATAAATTTAAAGTAAGTAAATCAAAATAACTGAGTAAAGCCTTTACATAGTAAGGAGAAAGGTAGGCTGAAGACAGATTGGAGAAGGCTTTTAATGCGACAGATGAAAGATTTATAAATCTTTCACTTCCTGTTATCGCATAAAGCTTTAATAAATTGATTATCATTATTGAATTTGAGGAAGGATAGGGAGTATCATGAATATTTTTCTGTTTTATTGAAAGAATTGCCTCTGGAGACTCATAAAAACCACCGTTTTCTCCATCCCAGAGATTTTCCAAAGCTAAATCCATTAAATTAACTGCTTTATCAATATATTTTTGTTCTCCTGAAACTTCATAAGCAGAAATCAATGCTGAAATTATGTAAGCATAATCATCTATC
The Thermodesulfovibrio yellowstonii DSM 11347 DNA segment above includes these coding regions:
- the opp4C gene encoding oligopeptide ABC transporter permease; translated protein: MFKIVLKRILKNKLALSGLTFIFFIFFVAIFSSYVAPYDPYKINVYKVLTPPSKEHPFGTDELGRDVFSRVVYGARVSLEVGFLAMGIAIFTGTILGAIAGYYGGWIDTIIMRLVDVMLAFPTLFLILAVVAVLEPSIYIIMVVIGLTGWMDVARLVRAEVLSLKEREFVLAARAIGASAGRIIFKHILPNAIYPVIVAATFSVGGAILIESGLSFLGLGIQPPEPSWGGILSVGKDYITVAWWLSLFPGVAIFLTVLSFNLLGEALRDAIDPKHWAED
- the lpxC gene encoding UDP-3-O-acyl-N-acetylglucosamine deacetylase; its protein translation is MPFQKTIKSEISLTGIGIHTGKKINLNLIPAQRDTGIVFYRKDRNFPIKAKLPFVVDTSFATTLGVDGIKIRTVEHLLATLHVFGITNVFIEIDSSEIPVMDGSAIDFTKAILKAGIAKQGKTVSLFKITKPVYYEESHSKIFAKPYRGFKITYKIFYEHPLIMEQSLSIEINEQNFLNDIAPARTFGFLKDINYLLKNGFAKGGSLDNALVLDEKGVVGGNLRFKDEFVRHKILDAIGDLSLIGYPIQGHFIIEKGGHTSHINFLRKLIETGCYELAEEPYFNFQLSAQAV
- a CDS encoding TldD/PmbA family protein, which gives rise to MEFFNDILNNLKGDYVDIFFEEKTTNQLQMEENKIQKCSAIIDKGLGVRLIIGEKIFYAYTNDITKNGIAELISSLKNYKHAGSCINLKKFSSPNQFFIKRNPQDVNILEKIKFVKKANDTSWIQNKKITQVKVFYSDMIQKIKVANSEGYFAEEERIYTLFLVHAIASENETIQTGYEAVGGLKGIELFEEISPEEIAIKATKRAIMMLKAKRIKGGRMPVVISSEAGGTMIHEAVGHGLEADLVQEGISVYSGKLGDKVASEFITVIDDPTLPNMRGSYIFDDEGTPSQRTILVENGVLVNYLYDKYTSMKEGKASTGNGRRQSYEHYPIPRMSNTFIAPGNHSPEEIVRSVDKGLFVKKMGGGQVNTVTGEFVFEVQEGYLIEKGLIGEPIRGALLIGTGQEILKNIDMVGSDLGFSIGTCGKNAQGVPVTDGMPTIRIPEIVVGGQA
- the recN gene encoding DNA repair protein RecN, yielding MIEELRIKNFAIIDSLVVPLSKGFNVITGETGAGKSIIVDAIGILLKEKVPAVDFIKHGKNEANIEVIIYDTNEKESVFEDEALILKKILSIQGKTKTYINDSAFTVNEFVKIASRLINIHGQHEHTHLLKKENHILFFDTIAKLKQEVERFNQLYMDVQSLKQELEKISKEIALKKQRIELLQFQVAEIKNAKLKEGEEEELIEQRQILKNVLKLKELAESSFSLLYEDRNSVHTNLSKILNLLKELSKFDSKAEEVKSLIESALTQSEEAVYMLRKLKETYEPDPATLENIEERLTLINKLKIKYGSTIKEIIEYAKEAEKELNIISVSEEDLKTKENKLEKLLDEMISQANKLSAKRKSVKNKIEEEIINELKFLGFLHPLFEIKISEKELSLNGKDDVEFYFSSNPGEPPKPLIKIASGGELSRLMLALKCVELKLAKNSLKSMTLIFDEIDAGIGGTVAENIGRRLKELSNHHQVICVTHLPQIAAQAQHHLKVEKVILDNKTLVKIDVLTGIKRKEEIARMLSGRITESSIFHAEELLESK
- the dapA gene encoding 4-hydroxy-tetrahydrodipicolinate synthase, with amino-acid sequence MFKGSMVAIVTPFKKGKIDEKAFEKLIEWHIKEGTHGIVPCGTTGEASTLDYEEHYKVIEITVKVVNKRIPVIAGTGSNSTDEAIMITKKAEKLGADAALLVTPYYNKPTQEGLYRHYKEIADKTGIPLILYNVPGRTSVNILPQTVARLAEHPRIVGIKEATGDMKQVSELIRLCGDKITVLSGDDFTNLTLLALGGKGAISVTANICPKDMAELFNAWEKGDIEHARKLHYKLEPLNKAMFIETNPIPVKTALAMMGKIKEEFRLPLCEMSQTNKEKLAEVLRSAGLIK
- a CDS encoding nitroreductase family protein encodes the protein MQDIFEIIKTRRSIRKYKKEIPPEDLIKKCIEAALYAPSAKNSQPWYFMLIKDREKIKELAKAQPFTKFLEAAPYVVVAIADDKKSNHWLEDMGCALMAFLLEAHSLGLGACWGAIYNPENRDRENYVRSLIDIPENLRVVACIGIGYPDETPYPKKIKSIDEAIIKVI